In the genome of Hyphomonas sp. Mor2, one region contains:
- a CDS encoding glycosyltransferase family 2 protein, whose protein sequence is MTTSDSPTLSVIIANYNYEKFVGAAIESVLSQGPDVQVIVVDDASTDNSVDVINQYADRVETILLQENRGQGGGLNVGFAVATGTLVMFLDADDFLIPGGVETILSNYQTGVAIYHYRMHYGDEEGGTYGLYPPVERPLAEGNVSERLRTTGHYDGTVTSGLVFSREAVANVMPMNEETYRYGADGYLCSTVPLYGDSVTIATPMSAYRLHTRQHSQFSKVYAERARWRLKHTMDRHNSTRVHAEKLNLEVNPNLFDDDDFALQERVVSMIIEPDKHPIEGDTLKQLLATSKARKIQQAGGMKKVWEFGWWTLLQMAPRGLRIALIKPAIDADARPRWFQAMGRFVKRLLRR, encoded by the coding sequence TTGACGACCTCTGACTCCCCAACCTTGTCTGTGATCATCGCCAATTACAATTACGAGAAATTCGTGGGCGCGGCGATTGAAAGTGTTTTGTCGCAAGGCCCGGACGTCCAGGTCATCGTCGTTGACGATGCTTCGACCGACAATTCGGTCGACGTCATCAATCAGTATGCCGATCGCGTCGAAACCATCTTACTGCAAGAAAATCGCGGACAGGGCGGGGGGCTGAATGTCGGTTTCGCCGTGGCCACCGGGACACTGGTCATGTTCCTGGATGCCGACGACTTTCTCATTCCGGGCGGCGTCGAGACGATCCTGTCCAATTACCAGACCGGCGTCGCGATTTACCATTACCGCATGCATTATGGGGATGAGGAGGGCGGCACTTATGGTCTCTATCCGCCGGTCGAACGACCGCTTGCCGAAGGGAATGTATCCGAGCGATTGCGCACGACCGGGCACTATGATGGCACGGTCACTTCAGGCCTGGTTTTTTCCCGTGAAGCCGTCGCGAATGTCATGCCCATGAACGAAGAAACCTACCGGTACGGCGCAGACGGCTATCTTTGCTCCACGGTGCCGCTTTATGGCGACAGCGTCACCATCGCCACACCCATGTCAGCCTATCGCTTACACACCCGCCAGCATTCACAGTTCAGCAAAGTCTATGCAGAACGTGCCCGATGGCGCCTGAAGCACACAATGGATCGCCACAACTCGACGCGAGTGCACGCCGAAAAACTGAATCTGGAGGTCAATCCCAACCTGTTCGATGATGACGATTTCGCACTTCAGGAACGGGTCGTTTCGATGATTATCGAGCCGGACAAGCACCCGATCGAAGGGGACACGCTCAAGCAGCTTCTGGCGACCTCGAAAGCGCGCAAGATCCAGCAGGCTGGCGGCATGAAGAAAGTCTGGGAATTCGGTTGGTGGACGCTGTTGCAAATGGCCCCCCGGGGGCTTCGGATCGCTCTGATCAAACCCGCCATTGATGCCGATGCCCGCCCGCGCTGGTTCCAGGCCATGGGGCGTTTTGTCAAACGTCTGTTGCGGCGTTAG
- a CDS encoding family 16 glycosylhydrolase: MQGLRTFAILSLASATLASCASVDPANQTATASGTSSQNSVADGPSDPIEPAFFVDWTQQAIDSRWRVANHNTRQGVWESDWRSKNVVALPNGLNLQMTAKTPSNGEWPWAAGQIQTRERLGFGEYQMVMRAAEGSGLTSGFFTYTGPFYGDAHNEIDVTFVGLSPNEVQLNAFNEGMQAGVMKYPLDFDTTKNFALYSFIWEPDRITWYVNGEFAHEVTAENFAIPQTPGILFANVYQARNKQWVGESNFSDGATATYRCMSYRPLGDSSSRTCADTYASYIVGE, from the coding sequence ATGCAGGGACTTAGAACATTCGCAATATTATCATTGGCTTCGGCCACACTGGCATCATGTGCCAGCGTCGATCCCGCCAATCAAACCGCGACGGCGTCAGGCACGTCATCGCAGAACAGCGTGGCGGATGGTCCTTCCGACCCGATTGAACCTGCCTTTTTTGTCGACTGGACACAGCAAGCGATAGATTCCCGCTGGCGCGTGGCCAATCACAATACAAGACAAGGCGTTTGGGAGAGTGACTGGCGCAGCAAGAATGTTGTGGCGCTGCCGAACGGGCTGAACCTGCAAATGACCGCAAAAACCCCTTCAAACGGCGAATGGCCATGGGCGGCAGGTCAGATCCAGACGCGTGAGCGCCTCGGTTTCGGCGAATACCAAATGGTCATGCGCGCCGCAGAGGGGTCCGGCCTGACGAGCGGTTTCTTTACCTATACCGGCCCGTTCTACGGCGATGCACATAACGAAATCGATGTAACTTTTGTCGGTTTGTCGCCCAATGAAGTTCAGCTCAACGCCTTCAATGAGGGCATGCAGGCGGGTGTCATGAAATACCCGCTCGACTTCGATACGACCAAGAATTTTGCCCTGTATTCGTTCATTTGGGAGCCAGATCGCATCACCTGGTATGTAAATGGCGAGTTTGCCCATGAAGTAACGGCGGAAAACTTTGCAATTCCACAAACGCCGGGTATCCTGTTTGCCAACGTCTATCAGGCGCGAAACAAGCAGTGGGTGGGAGAGTCGAACTTCAGCGACGGTGCGACGGCGACATATCGTTGTATGTCCTATCGTCCTTTAGGGGACTCATCCTCACGCACATGCGCGGACACTTATGCGTCCTATATTGTGGGTGAGTAG